In Pseudonocardia sp. C8, one genomic interval encodes:
- a CDS encoding cysteine desulfurase family protein, whose protein sequence is MTYLDHAATTPMLPAAVAAMSEALGRTGNASSLHSSGRRARREVEEGRERIAEVTGARPSEVVFTTGGTESDNLAVKGLFWARRTVDPRRSRVLVSAVEHHAVIDAAEWLVAHEGARLRLLEVDEFGRVRPETLRAALAEDPDGTALVSVMWANNEVGTVNPVRELAEVAHEFGVPFHTDAVQAVGILDVDFGASGADALTLTGHKLGGPYGAGALLLGRDVACTPLLHGGGQERDVRSGTLDVPSLVGLATAVTESVAAAPRRRAELAALRDELVGAVLAEVPTAVLNGDALDSRIDGGPGRLPGNAHLSFPGCEGDSLLMLLDAHGIDCSTGSACTAGVSQPSHVLLAMGADEATARGSLRFTLGHTSSRDDVAALAGAIASVVERARRAGRTPATVTG, encoded by the coding sequence ATGACGTACCTGGACCACGCGGCGACCACTCCGATGCTGCCCGCCGCCGTCGCCGCCATGAGCGAGGCGCTCGGCCGCACCGGCAACGCGTCGTCGCTGCACTCGTCGGGCCGCCGGGCCCGGCGCGAGGTCGAGGAGGGGCGCGAGCGGATCGCCGAGGTGACCGGTGCGCGCCCGTCCGAGGTCGTGTTCACCACGGGCGGAACCGAGAGCGACAACCTCGCGGTCAAGGGCCTGTTCTGGGCGCGGCGCACCGTCGACCCGCGCCGCAGCCGGGTGCTGGTGTCCGCGGTCGAGCACCACGCCGTGATCGACGCCGCCGAGTGGCTGGTCGCGCACGAGGGCGCCCGGCTGCGGCTGCTGGAGGTCGACGAGTTCGGGCGGGTCCGGCCCGAGACGCTGCGGGCCGCGCTCGCCGAGGACCCGGACGGCACCGCGCTGGTCTCGGTGATGTGGGCCAACAACGAGGTCGGCACGGTGAACCCGGTGCGGGAGCTCGCCGAGGTGGCGCACGAGTTCGGGGTGCCGTTCCACACCGACGCGGTCCAGGCGGTCGGGATCCTCGACGTCGACTTCGGTGCCTCCGGGGCCGACGCGCTCACCCTCACCGGCCACAAGCTCGGCGGCCCGTACGGCGCCGGTGCGCTGCTGCTCGGCCGGGACGTCGCCTGCACCCCGCTGCTGCACGGCGGCGGCCAGGAACGCGACGTCCGCTCCGGGACGCTCGACGTCCCGTCGCTGGTGGGGCTGGCAACGGCGGTCACCGAGTCGGTCGCCGCCGCGCCGCGGCGCCGCGCCGAGCTGGCGGCGCTGCGCGACGAGCTCGTCGGCGCCGTCCTGGCCGAGGTGCCCACCGCCGTCCTCAACGGCGACGCGCTCGACTCCCGGATCGACGGCGGCCCTGGCCGGCTCCCGGGCAACGCCCACCTGTCGTTCCCCGGCTGCGAGGGCGACAGCCTGCTGATGCTGCTCGACGCGCACGGCATCGACTGCTCGACCGGCTCCGCGTGCACCGCGGGGGTCTCGCAGCCGAGCCACGTGCTGCTCGCGATGGGCGCCGACGAGGCCACCGCCCGCGGCTCGCTGCGGTTCACGCTCGGGCACACCAGCAGCCGGGACGACGTGGCCGCGCTGGCCGGCGCGATCGCCTCCGTGGTCGAGCGCGCCCGCCGCGCCGGCCGGACGCCCGCCACGGTGACGGGCTGA
- a CDS encoding 1-acyl-sn-glycerol-3-phosphate acyltransferase, which produces MTLTAGPGADRTAPEPARSALLTTTHHPPAPARGPSPEPASPVAPARPAGPTGRTPAGIEHPTHPATLPATERPGGPWAIWSPCTPGECLPARARTGRWRLARRTVALLAVLAAATVLVPLAALLGGRVLGPVLRALHRGVLAAAGVRLVVRGGPLAPADGRGALVVADHTSWIDVPALGALGPLTMLAKQEVRDWPLIGPLAARTGTLFVHREGLSGLPGTVAATADALRSGVLVGVFPEATTWCGAAGGDYRRAPFQAAIDAGAPVRPVTVALTTRDGRPTTAAAFVGEQTLGDTVGRVLRLPGLVCEVTVGALIEPGAGDRRALAARARDRVRHGGAGGGTG; this is translated from the coding sequence ATGACGCTCACGGCCGGGCCGGGAGCGGATCGCACCGCCCCCGAGCCGGCCCGCTCTGCCCTGCTCACCACCACGCACCACCCCCCGGCGCCGGCTCGCGGCCCGTCGCCGGAACCCGCATCACCGGTCGCTCCGGCCCGCCCGGCCGGGCCCACCGGCCGCACCCCTGCGGGGATCGAGCACCCCACCCACCCGGCCACCCTGCCCGCGACCGAACGCCCGGGCGGGCCGTGGGCGATCTGGTCGCCGTGCACCCCCGGCGAGTGCCTCCCGGCGCGGGCACGGACCGGCCGGTGGCGGCTCGCCCGGCGCACCGTGGCCCTGCTGGCGGTGCTCGCCGCCGCCACCGTGCTGGTCCCGCTCGCCGCGCTGCTCGGCGGCCGGGTGCTCGGCCCCGTGCTGCGGGCCCTGCACCGCGGGGTGCTCGCCGCGGCCGGGGTACGGCTGGTCGTCCGGGGCGGGCCGCTGGCCCCGGCCGACGGGCGGGGCGCGCTCGTCGTCGCCGACCACACGTCCTGGATCGACGTCCCGGCCCTCGGCGCGCTCGGCCCGCTCACCATGCTGGCCAAGCAGGAGGTGCGGGACTGGCCGCTGATCGGCCCGCTCGCGGCCCGGACCGGGACGCTGTTCGTGCACCGGGAGGGCCTGTCGGGGCTGCCGGGCACCGTCGCCGCGACCGCGGACGCGCTGCGGTCCGGGGTACTCGTCGGTGTCTTCCCGGAGGCGACGACCTGGTGCGGCGCCGCAGGCGGCGACTACCGGCGGGCCCCGTTCCAGGCCGCCATCGACGCCGGGGCCCCGGTCCGCCCGGTGACGGTCGCGCTGACCACCCGGGACGGCCGTCCGACGACGGCCGCCGCGTTCGTCGGCGAGCAGACGCTGGGCGACACCGTCGGGCGGGTGCTGCGGCTGCCCGGGCTGGTCTGCGAGGTCACCGTCGGCGCGCTGATCGAGCCCGGGGCCGGGGACCGGCGGGCGCTGGCGGCGCGCGCCCGGGACCGGGTCCGGCACGGCGGGGCCGGTGGTGGTACCGGGTGA
- a CDS encoding GNAT family N-acetyltransferase, with the protein MNQVIVSTPETAARRYSLLLTTDADDVAAAQALRYRVFAEELGARLDVAEPGRDTDRFDGFCDHLVVREDATGEIVGTYRMLPPQRAHAAGGLYADGEFDLSRLDPLRASMVETGRSCVHPDHRAGAVVGLVWAGIARYMLLTGHRWLIGCASVPLADGGMRAAGVWEKVRAKHLAPEEYRTTPHRPWDPAGAPPHRTTTVPPLLRGYLRLGTWVCGPPAHDPDFGVADFPILLGMDHIDQRYLRFFLGEAAGPGVPA; encoded by the coding sequence GTGAACCAGGTGATCGTCTCGACCCCGGAGACCGCGGCCCGGCGGTACTCCCTGCTGCTCACGACCGACGCCGACGACGTCGCCGCGGCGCAGGCGCTGCGGTACCGGGTGTTCGCCGAGGAACTCGGTGCCCGCCTGGACGTCGCCGAACCCGGGCGGGACACCGACCGCTTCGACGGGTTCTGCGACCACCTCGTCGTCCGCGAGGACGCCACCGGCGAGATCGTCGGCACCTACCGGATGCTCCCGCCGCAGCGCGCCCACGCGGCCGGCGGGCTCTACGCCGACGGCGAGTTCGACCTGTCCCGGCTCGACCCGCTGCGCGCCTCCATGGTGGAGACCGGGCGCTCCTGCGTGCACCCCGACCACCGGGCCGGCGCCGTCGTCGGCCTCGTGTGGGCCGGGATCGCGCGCTACATGCTGCTCACCGGGCACCGCTGGCTGATCGGCTGCGCCAGCGTCCCGCTCGCCGACGGCGGCATGCGGGCCGCGGGCGTCTGGGAGAAGGTGCGGGCGAAGCACCTGGCGCCCGAGGAGTACCGGACGACGCCGCACCGGCCGTGGGACCCGGCGGGCGCGCCGCCGCACCGCACGACCACCGTCCCGCCGCTGCTGCGCGGCTACCTCCGGCTCGGGACCTGGGTGTGCGGCCCGCCCGCGCACGACCCGGACTTCGGGGTCGCCGACTTCCCGATCCTGCTCGGCATGGACCACATCGACCAGCGCTACCTGCGGTTCTTCCTCGGCGAAGCCGCCGGCCCGGGGGTGCCCGCATGA
- a CDS encoding electron transfer flavoprotein subunit alpha/FixB family protein: MAEVLVLVDHVDGDVKKTTYELLTAAKALGSPSAVVVGAAGVADKLADGLAAHGAEKIYVAETDSTDFLAPEVGVLESLVGSVDPAGVLITASANGKEVAGRLAVRTNSGLLSDVVGVTAEGVQHSIFGGAYTAEAKANTAHPVITVRPGAVDVEESTGAGARESVEVPAPSGRQATVTGREPIQGGSRPELTEATVIVSGGRGVGSAEDFSVVEALADSLGAAVGASRAAVDSGYYPPQFQVGQTGKSVSPQLYIALGISGAIQHRAGMQTSKTIVAVNKDEEAPIFEIADFGVVGDLFKVAPQLQDEVTKRKG; this comes from the coding sequence ATGGCTGAGGTTCTGGTTCTCGTCGACCACGTCGACGGGGATGTCAAGAAGACCACCTACGAGCTGCTGACCGCCGCGAAGGCCCTCGGATCGCCGTCCGCGGTGGTCGTGGGCGCGGCCGGGGTGGCCGACAAGCTGGCCGACGGGCTGGCCGCGCACGGCGCGGAGAAGATCTACGTCGCCGAGACCGACTCCACCGACTTCCTCGCACCCGAGGTGGGGGTGCTGGAGTCCCTGGTCGGGTCGGTGGATCCGGCCGGGGTGCTGATCACCGCGTCGGCGAACGGCAAGGAGGTCGCCGGGCGGCTGGCGGTGCGCACGAACTCGGGGCTGCTCTCCGACGTGGTCGGGGTGACCGCCGAGGGTGTGCAGCACTCGATCTTCGGTGGCGCGTACACCGCGGAGGCGAAGGCCAACACCGCGCACCCGGTGATCACCGTGCGGCCGGGTGCGGTCGACGTGGAGGAGTCCACCGGTGCCGGGGCGCGCGAGTCGGTCGAGGTGCCGGCGCCGTCCGGGCGGCAGGCGACCGTGACCGGCCGGGAGCCGATCCAGGGCGGGTCGCGCCCGGAGCTGACCGAGGCGACGGTGATCGTCTCCGGTGGGCGGGGTGTCGGCTCGGCCGAGGACTTCTCGGTGGTGGAGGCCCTGGCGGACTCGCTGGGTGCCGCGGTGGGTGCGTCCCGGGCGGCGGTGGACTCGGGCTACTACCCGCCCCAGTTCCAGGTCGGCCAGACCGGCAAGTCGGTGTCGCCGCAGCTCTACATCGCGCTCGGGATCTCCGGTGCGATCCAGCACCGGGCCGGGATGCAGACCTCGAAGACGATCGTCGCGGTGAACAAGGACGAGGAGGCGCCGATCTTCGAGATCGCCGACTTCGGCGTCGTGGGCGACCTGTTCAAGGTCGCACCGCAGCTGCAGGACGAGGTCACCAAGCGCAAGGGCTGA
- a CDS encoding electron transfer flavoprotein subunit beta/FixA family protein, with protein sequence MKIVALVKQVADTYSERKLSGTDHTLDREGTEAVIDEINERAVEQALQLKEAAGEGEVVVVCMGPDGASDAIRKALSMGADSAVHLSDEAIHGSDAVQTARALAALIGRVEGWDLVIAGNSASDGQVAAVPAMIADLLGVPALTWANELSVEGSTVSVKRETDDGVTRLSAELPAVVSVGEKSTEPRYPSFKGIMAAKKKPVEKLDLAGAGIESSQVGLANALVTVTSSAPKPPKQAGEKVTDEGDGGAKIAEYLVGQKLI encoded by the coding sequence ATGAAGATCGTGGCCCTGGTGAAGCAGGTGGCTGACACCTACTCGGAGCGGAAGCTGTCCGGGACTGACCACACCCTCGACCGGGAGGGGACCGAGGCGGTCATCGACGAGATCAACGAGCGGGCCGTGGAGCAGGCGCTGCAGTTGAAGGAGGCCGCCGGCGAGGGCGAGGTGGTCGTGGTCTGCATGGGCCCGGACGGCGCGTCGGACGCGATCCGCAAGGCGCTGTCGATGGGCGCGGACTCGGCGGTGCACCTGTCGGACGAGGCGATCCACGGCTCGGACGCGGTGCAGACCGCGCGGGCGCTGGCGGCGTTGATCGGCCGGGTCGAGGGCTGGGACCTGGTGATCGCCGGGAACTCGGCCTCGGACGGGCAGGTGGCCGCGGTGCCGGCGATGATCGCCGACCTGCTCGGGGTGCCGGCGCTGACGTGGGCGAACGAGCTGTCGGTCGAGGGGTCGACGGTGTCGGTGAAGCGGGAGACCGACGACGGCGTGACCCGGCTGTCGGCGGAGCTGCCGGCGGTGGTGTCGGTGGGCGAGAAGTCGACCGAGCCGCGCTACCCCAGCTTCAAGGGGATCATGGCGGCGAAGAAGAAGCCCGTCGAGAAGCTGGACCTGGCCGGTGCCGGGATCGAGTCGTCGCAGGTCGGGCTGGCGAACGCGCTGGTCACGGTGACCAGCTCGGCGCCGAAGCCGCCGAAGCAGGCCGGTGAGAAGGTCACCGACGAGGGCGACGGCGGCGCGAAGATCGCCGAGTACCTGGTCGGCCAGAAGCTGATCTGA
- a CDS encoding acyl-CoA dehydrogenase has translation MAASSLLLSRADLDFLLHDWLDVGSLTARTRFAEHSRETFDAVLDVCAEIAAERFRPHNKRNDTEEPRFVDGRVELHPEVRPALEALASTGLLAATADESAGGLQLPHVVHSACTAWFAAANISTFAYAMLTTAGANLLLAHGSDEQVERFVRPMLAGRFHGTMCLSETQAGSSLADITTRAEPRDDGTHRLFGTKMWISGGDHELGENIVHLVLAKIPGGPAGVKGISLFVVPKFLGSGERNDVVLAGLNHKMGYRGTTNTVLNFGEGTHTPGGEPGAVGYLVGEPHTGLAQMFHMMNEARIGVGAGAAALGYTGYLASLDYARTRPQGRPLAGKDPHAPQVPIVEHPDVRRMLLAQKSYAEGALALVLFCGRLLDEQETAEDPAERDRAGLLLDVLTPIAKSWPSQWCLHGNDLAIQVLGGYGYTREYDVEQHWRDNRLNPIHEGTHGIQAVDLLGRRTAVRGGAGLDALDALLAGTIARARAHGGDPAGYADELDAARARLVEVTRALHAEPDVTARLANASIHLEATGHVVVAWIWLEQLLAAGGRDDDLGHGKRAAARYFFRYELPRTGPQLDLLAALDRTTVDLDPAWL, from the coding sequence ATGGCCGCGTCCTCGCTGCTGCTGTCCCGCGCCGACCTGGACTTCCTGCTGCACGACTGGCTCGACGTCGGCTCGCTGACCGCCCGGACGCGCTTCGCCGAGCACTCCCGGGAGACCTTCGACGCCGTCCTCGACGTCTGCGCCGAGATCGCCGCCGAGCGGTTCCGCCCGCACAACAAGCGCAACGACACCGAGGAGCCCCGCTTCGTCGACGGCCGCGTGGAGCTGCACCCGGAGGTCCGCCCGGCCCTCGAGGCGCTGGCCTCGACCGGGCTGCTGGCGGCGACCGCGGACGAGTCCGCGGGCGGGCTGCAGCTGCCGCACGTCGTCCACTCGGCCTGCACCGCGTGGTTCGCGGCGGCCAACATCAGCACCTTCGCCTACGCGATGCTCACCACGGCGGGCGCCAACCTGCTGCTGGCCCACGGCTCCGACGAGCAGGTGGAGCGGTTCGTGCGGCCCATGCTGGCCGGCCGCTTCCACGGCACGATGTGCCTCTCCGAGACCCAGGCCGGCTCGTCGCTGGCCGACATCACGACGCGTGCCGAGCCCCGCGACGACGGCACCCACCGGCTGTTCGGGACCAAGATGTGGATCTCCGGCGGGGACCACGAGCTGGGCGAGAACATCGTCCACCTGGTGCTGGCCAAGATCCCCGGCGGGCCGGCGGGGGTGAAGGGGATCTCGCTGTTCGTGGTGCCGAAGTTCCTCGGCTCCGGGGAGCGCAACGACGTCGTCCTCGCCGGGCTCAACCACAAGATGGGCTACCGGGGCACCACCAACACCGTCCTGAACTTCGGGGAGGGCACGCACACCCCGGGCGGCGAGCCGGGCGCGGTGGGGTACCTGGTCGGCGAGCCGCACACCGGGCTCGCGCAGATGTTCCACATGATGAACGAGGCCCGGATCGGCGTCGGGGCCGGCGCGGCCGCGCTCGGCTACACCGGCTACCTCGCATCGCTCGACTACGCCCGGACCCGGCCGCAGGGCCGGCCCCTCGCCGGCAAGGACCCGCACGCACCGCAGGTGCCGATCGTCGAGCACCCGGACGTCCGGCGGATGCTGCTGGCCCAGAAGTCCTACGCCGAGGGCGCGCTGGCGCTGGTGCTGTTCTGCGGGCGGCTGCTCGACGAGCAGGAGACCGCGGAGGACCCGGCGGAGCGGGACCGGGCCGGGCTGCTGCTCGACGTCCTCACCCCGATCGCGAAGAGCTGGCCGTCGCAGTGGTGCCTGCACGGCAACGACCTGGCGATCCAGGTGCTCGGCGGCTACGGCTACACCCGCGAGTACGACGTCGAGCAGCACTGGCGGGACAACCGGCTCAACCCGATCCACGAGGGCACGCACGGCATCCAGGCCGTCGACCTGCTGGGCCGCCGGACCGCGGTGCGCGGCGGCGCCGGGCTGGACGCCCTCGACGCCCTGCTCGCCGGGACGATCGCCCGGGCCCGCGCGCACGGCGGCGACCCGGCCGGGTACGCCGACGAGCTCGACGCCGCCCGCGCCCGGCTGGTCGAGGTCACCCGCGCGCTGCACGCCGAGCCCGACGTGACCGCCCGGCTCGCCAACGCCTCGATCCACCTGGAGGCGACCGGGCACGTCGTCGTCGCCTGGATCTGGCTGGAGCAGCTGCTCGCCGCCGGCGGCCGGGACGACGACCTGGGCCACGGCAAGCGGGCCGCCGCCCGCTACTTCTTCCGCTACGAGCTGCCCCGGACCGGACCGCAGCTCGACCTGCTCGCCGCCCTCGACCGGACCACCGTGGACCTGGACCCGGCCTGGCTGTGA
- a CDS encoding methyltransferase domain-containing protein, which yields MTSSLPLTGERTVPGVAHENYWFRRHEVVYAAIAADCSGAAVLEAGCGEGYGAALLAGTARRVLALDYDETTVAHVRRRYPRVAVARANLVALPVPDAAVDVVVSLQVIEHLWEQERFLGECRRVLRPGGTLIVSTPNRITFSPGRDTPLNPFHTRELDPRELAGLVHDAGFSPVAVRGLHHGPRLRAMDARHGGLIEAQTRLALSGTPWPAELAADVAAVRSSDFALHDRDLDRSLDLLVTAVRPR from the coding sequence GTGACCAGCAGCCTGCCCCTGACCGGGGAGCGGACCGTCCCCGGCGTCGCGCACGAGAACTACTGGTTCCGGCGCCACGAGGTCGTCTACGCCGCGATCGCCGCCGACTGCTCGGGTGCGGCGGTGCTCGAGGCCGGCTGCGGCGAGGGCTACGGCGCCGCCCTGCTCGCCGGGACCGCGCGGCGGGTGCTGGCGCTCGACTACGACGAGACGACCGTCGCGCACGTCCGCCGCCGCTACCCGCGGGTGGCCGTGGCCCGGGCCAACCTGGTGGCGCTGCCGGTCCCGGACGCCGCCGTCGACGTCGTCGTCTCGCTGCAGGTCATCGAGCACCTGTGGGAGCAGGAGCGGTTCCTCGGCGAGTGCCGGCGGGTGCTGCGCCCGGGCGGGACGCTGATCGTCTCGACGCCGAACCGGATCACGTTCTCGCCGGGCCGGGACACCCCGCTCAACCCGTTCCACACCCGCGAGCTGGACCCGCGGGAGCTGGCCGGGCTGGTGCACGACGCCGGGTTCTCCCCGGTGGCGGTCCGCGGGCTGCACCACGGCCCCCGGCTGCGCGCGATGGACGCCCGGCACGGCGGGCTGATCGAGGCGCAGACCCGGCTGGCGCTGTCCGGCACGCCGTGGCCCGCGGAGCTGGCCGCGGACGTCGCGGCCGTGAGGAGCTCGGACTTCGCGCTGCACGACCGCGACCTCGACCGCTCGCTCGACCTGCTGGTCACGGCGGTACGCCCACGATGA
- a CDS encoding 1,4-alpha-glucan branching protein domain-containing protein gives MTPPVGTFCLVLHSHLPLLARHGRWPVGEEWLYQSWAQSYLPVVATLRRLAAEGHGQLATLGVTPVLAAQLDDPYCLRGVHDWLGGWTLRAHSAAARLPDLAAHEHRVSTAATEEFEAHWRHGGSPALRALRDTGAVELLGGPAAHPFQPLLAPRVRRFSLRAGLADHALRLGARPAGIWAPECGFAPGMEHDYAGAGVRRFLVDGPALRGDTALARPVGDSDVLCVGRDLDVTYRVWSPRKGYPGSAEYRDFHTWDHPSGLKPARVTGRRVPPERKKPYSPALAARAVERDAQDFVATVVARLRALRESTGRPALTVAAFDTELFGHWWHEGPDWLAAVLRLLPAAGVAVRTLGGAIDDGLVGNPVALPECSWGSGKDWRVWAGPQVADVVAGNDAVQHDLLSAVDADRTGPGRDPLADLLADQALHALSSDWAFMVTKDSAAGYARARAALHAGRVAELSGLLRAGRRRAAHRRVAQWADTPAPAFGHVDARDLAHIATPG, from the coding sequence ATGACGCCGCCAGTCGGGACGTTCTGCCTGGTCCTGCACTCGCACCTGCCGCTGCTGGCCCGGCACGGGCGCTGGCCGGTCGGCGAGGAGTGGCTCTACCAGTCGTGGGCGCAGTCCTACCTGCCGGTGGTGGCGACGCTGCGCCGGCTCGCCGCCGAGGGGCACGGCCAGCTGGCGACGCTCGGGGTCACCCCGGTGCTGGCCGCCCAGCTCGACGACCCGTACTGCCTGCGCGGGGTGCACGACTGGCTGGGCGGCTGGACGCTGCGGGCGCACTCGGCGGCGGCCCGGCTGCCCGACCTCGCCGCGCACGAGCACCGGGTGTCGACGGCCGCGACCGAGGAGTTCGAGGCGCACTGGCGGCACGGCGGCTCCCCGGCCCTGCGCGCGCTGCGCGACACCGGTGCGGTCGAGCTGCTCGGCGGGCCGGCCGCGCACCCGTTCCAGCCGCTCCTGGCGCCGCGGGTCCGGCGGTTCTCGCTGCGGGCGGGGCTGGCCGACCACGCGCTGCGGCTCGGCGCGCGGCCGGCCGGGATCTGGGCCCCCGAGTGCGGCTTCGCGCCGGGCATGGAGCACGACTACGCCGGCGCCGGCGTGCGCCGGTTCCTCGTCGACGGTCCCGCACTGCGCGGCGACACCGCGCTCGCCCGGCCGGTCGGGGACTCGGACGTGCTGTGCGTGGGCCGCGACCTCGACGTCACCTACCGGGTCTGGTCGCCGCGCAAGGGCTATCCCGGATCGGCCGAGTACCGCGACTTCCACACCTGGGACCACCCGTCGGGGCTCAAACCGGCCCGGGTCACCGGGCGGCGGGTGCCGCCGGAACGCAAGAAGCCCTACTCCCCCGCGCTCGCCGCCCGGGCCGTGGAGCGGGACGCGCAGGACTTCGTCGCCACCGTCGTCGCCCGGCTGCGGGCGCTGCGGGAGTCCACCGGGCGGCCCGCGCTGACCGTCGCCGCGTTCGACACGGAGCTGTTCGGCCACTGGTGGCACGAGGGCCCGGACTGGCTGGCGGCGGTGCTGCGCCTGCTGCCCGCGGCCGGGGTGGCGGTGCGGACGCTGGGCGGCGCGATCGACGACGGCCTGGTCGGCAACCCGGTGGCGCTGCCGGAGTGCTCCTGGGGCTCGGGCAAGGACTGGCGGGTCTGGGCGGGCCCGCAGGTCGCCGACGTCGTGGCGGGCAACGACGCGGTGCAGCACGACCTGCTGTCCGCCGTGGACGCCGACCGGACGGGACCGGGCCGGGACCCGCTGGCGGACCTGCTCGCCGACCAGGCGTTGCACGCGCTGTCCAGCGACTGGGCGTTCATGGTCACCAAGGACTCCGCGGCCGGCTACGCCCGAGCCCGTGCGGCGCTGCACGCCGGCCGGGTCGCCGAGCTGTCCGGGCTGCTGCGGGCCGGCCGCCGGCGGGCGGCGCACCGCCGGGTCGCGCAGTGGGCCGACACCCCGGCACCCGCGTTCGGGCACGTCGACGCCCGTGACCTCGCCCACATCGCTACCCCGGGGTAA
- a CDS encoding glycosyltransferase family 4 protein: MRVLMLSWEFPPVVVGGLGRHVHALARELAVAGHDVVVLSRAPTGTDAGTHPTVAETVDGVRVLRVAEDPPHLDFSHDLVAWTLGMGHGLLRHALTELLPRWRPDVVHAHDWLVAHPAIALADVAGVPLVATLHATEAGRHSGWLPGPMNRQVHSTEWWLAHRADEVITCSAAMRAEAATLYDLDAGAVHVVHNGIDPGRWRTRSRAAPPVPGRGPRLVYFGRLEYEKGVQDLIAALPRIRRRHRGTRLLVAGTGTQQEMLAARAAEHRVKTAVDFLGHLPDAELTGLLRGADAVVLPSRYEPFGIVALEAAAVGATLVASTAGGLGELVRDGETGLGFAPGDVPGIVEAVDRALADPRAARRRARAARARLRTDFAWPAIAARTAQIYAGAVAGGARDLPRPKIPTGNLFGREP, encoded by the coding sequence ATGCGGGTGCTGATGCTCAGCTGGGAGTTCCCGCCGGTCGTCGTCGGCGGGCTGGGCCGGCACGTGCACGCGCTGGCCCGCGAGCTCGCCGTGGCCGGGCACGACGTCGTCGTCCTGTCCCGGGCGCCCACCGGCACGGACGCGGGCACCCACCCGACCGTCGCCGAGACCGTCGACGGTGTGCGGGTGCTGCGCGTCGCCGAGGACCCGCCGCACCTGGACTTCTCGCACGATCTCGTGGCCTGGACCCTCGGGATGGGGCACGGCCTGCTGCGGCACGCGCTCACCGAGCTCCTGCCGCGCTGGCGCCCGGACGTCGTGCACGCCCACGACTGGCTGGTCGCGCACCCGGCGATCGCGCTGGCCGACGTCGCGGGTGTCCCGCTGGTCGCGACCCTGCACGCCACCGAGGCCGGCCGGCACTCGGGCTGGCTGCCGGGCCCGATGAACCGCCAGGTGCACTCCACCGAGTGGTGGCTGGCCCACCGCGCGGACGAGGTGATCACCTGCTCGGCGGCGATGCGCGCCGAGGCGGCGACGCTGTACGACCTCGACGCCGGCGCCGTCCACGTGGTGCACAACGGCATCGACCCCGGGCGCTGGCGGACCCGCTCCCGGGCGGCGCCACCGGTACCCGGCCGCGGGCCACGGCTCGTCTACTTCGGACGCCTGGAGTACGAGAAGGGCGTCCAGGACCTGATCGCGGCGCTGCCCCGGATCCGGCGCCGGCACCGCGGGACGCGGCTGCTCGTCGCCGGGACCGGCACCCAGCAGGAGATGCTGGCGGCCCGGGCGGCCGAGCACCGGGTGAAGACCGCGGTGGACTTCCTCGGGCACCTGCCCGACGCCGAGCTGACCGGGCTGCTCCGCGGCGCCGACGCCGTCGTGCTGCCCAGCCGGTACGAGCCGTTCGGGATCGTGGCCCTCGAGGCCGCGGCCGTCGGCGCGACGCTGGTCGCGTCCACCGCGGGCGGGCTCGGCGAGCTCGTGCGCGACGGCGAGACCGGGCTCGGTTTCGCGCCCGGGGACGTGCCCGGGATCGTCGAGGCCGTCGACCGGGCGCTGGCCGACCCGCGGGCCGCGCGGCGCCGGGCCCGGGCTGCGCGCGCCCGCCTGCGCACCGACTTCGCCTGGCCGGCGATCGCGGCCCGCACCGCGCAGATCTACGCCGGGGCCGTCGCAGGCGGTGCCCGGGACCTGCCCCGCCCGAAGATCCCGACCGGCAACCTGTTCGGCCGGGAGCCCTGA